The following DNA comes from bacterium.
GGTCGAAATAAAAGCCCGCCGGATTCAATTCCTGAATAAAAAGGAAGTAACTATACTTGAATCCGATGAGCTGACATATTCCCAACATTCGGAATATCCGCCGGAATAGCGTAAACCCCTTTTATTGAACGAGAAAGAGAGCGATCGTGGCAAGAACGATGAGTTACAAAAAGAAGCCGTGCCGGTTTACCGAGGCAGGGATCTTCTATATCGATTATAAAGACGAGAAGATGCTGCAACGTTATGTTACCGAAGAAGGCAAGATTATTCCCCGTCGGGTGAATGGATCTACTGCATGGCATCAGCGACAGCTAATCATTGCGATTAAACGAGCGCGCCACATGGCGTTGTTGCCGTTCGTCGCGGATAACCCACGGTAACCGGAGGAGTAACGAGATGAAGGTATTATTGAAGACCGACGTCGAGCGGCTCGGTGTTGCCGGAGATGCGGTTACGGTTAAAGACGGATTCGCCCGTAATTATTTGATTCCGCGCGGATTCGCGATGATTGACTCCCCCGGCAATCGCAACACATTATCACATGTGTTCCGCCGGAGTTGGAAAATACGCGGGGAGAAACAAAAGCGTGAAGCCCAAAAGGCTGTACAAGAGTGGGGTCACCTCGCGATTGAAATCTCGATGCGCGTAGGCGACGATGGAAAAATGTTTGGTGCGGTAACGTCATCCGATATCGCCGAA
Coding sequences within:
- the rpsR gene encoding 30S ribosomal protein S18: MSYKKKPCRFTEAGIFYIDYKDEKMLQRYVTEEGKIIPRRVNGSTAWHQRQLIIAIKRARHMALLPFVADNPR
- the rplI gene encoding 50S ribosomal protein L9, producing the protein MKVLLKTDVERLGVAGDAVTVKDGFARNYLIPRGFAMIDSPGNRNTLSHVFRRSWKIRGEKQKREAQKAVQEWGHLAIEISMRVGDDGKMFGAVTSSDIAEQLLAQKNITIDRRKLQLDEPLKAIGEHLVPLKLHAEVAATIHVHIKPVVEAVPEEVVADPVPANEEDEIPESFRE